aattgaagaaacaaaacagCACGATATACGACTTTCATCTTTTAACCTATCACATTTGTTAACCACATTCCAGTCGATACAAAATTTCAAGGTACTTGAAAAATGCCATACAGACCCCATATATTTTCTCCAAAATGGTAACTCAATTACCTGAGAAGCAGCAGAGTTATCAGGTGTACTTTTCGGGTCAGCCCAACTAACAGTTGGGGAATTTCCATCCAGCTTAAAATTCGCGCTCGACATTTTCTGCCTTGAATAATCAGCACAGGCATTgttataatataaaacaaatgcAAATCCACGATTTCGGATTTGGTTCTGAGGATCCTGCAATTGATCatacagaagaaaaaacataagGGCTCAATAACTATAAATTTCTAGATGATGTATAAATTTGCAACTCCACCTTAATAAGCTCAATGTTTTCAACTCCAGGGCCAACTCCTTCTATAAGTCTCTTAAACTCGTCCTCTGTCCAACTTTTCGGGACATTACCAATAAATAATCTGTGTTTAGAATCAGACAGAGAACACCTTATCGTTTTACCCTGTCGTATGAAGGACAAACTagaattacattaaaaaaatttggtgatGGATATCAGAAAAAGAGCAGCTCTGGCTGCTGAAACATGGTAAAGTACTTATAAGTACATCAAAGTCTTAAGGGGTCCCGACAATTACCTTGACTTCTTTACCATGCAACTCTTCTATAGCCTTTTGTGCTGCCTCTTtggttttaaatgatataaaTGCATAACCCTTGCTTTCACCAGAATCTCTGTCCTTTATTATCCTTATCTGCAAAACATTTGTATTACCGAAAGAACTTACCTCTAAAATCGAAGGCCCGTAGAAAGAAAGATAGAGCACGAGAAAGAATAAACACCATTCCAGACCTCGAATATTTCACCTAGTGATTCACACAAATCTCTCAAATCTTCTTCAGAAACATCGCGTGAAAGTCCGCCAATAAAAACTTCAGATCCATGAGGAGGAAGGGCAAGAAGCTGAGCATGCTTCTCAAGATCATCTTCATCTAACAAAGAAGCAGACTTATCTCTATTTTCTATAGACTCTATGGATATGTTATTTCTACCATCTTCTGAAAATTTATCTTCTGTGTTGGTCTCAACTTGATGCTCTTCACTAACTTCTTCAACATCCTCTTCCGGACGTTCACCATCCCTCCTATCTACTCCATCCTCATCTACATGTTCTTCCACATCATCATCCATCTCTTCCATGTAATTGTCCTCTTCAAGATCCACCCGCTCCTCAACTTCCGAACCATCTGCCATGACTGCGCTATGTCGCAGATAGTGTCAACAAACAAACTTcataaacatcaaaatcaCCTGTAATATAATAAATGCATTCAAGTTCTAAATATGgattaaactattaaaataaatgaaacaagaTTAACACGAGTAAAATGAAAACATTCAAGTTCTACATATGGGTTTAGTTCAGAGTTGAAGATATCTAGAAGCAACAGTAATAGGAGTCCAGATTTCATAGATAAGGATGAAGAGattgaagaaatttaaaagtaaaattccACAATGCTTGTTCTAAGATGATGAAAttctaaaaactaaaacaaacgAACTcacaaaattaagaaacaaaaactatcGGAGCATAAGCCTAACTCATGTTCTATCCACCACTGTGCTTCATTTCAAACCCAAGAACGAATCACAAAATGCCAGTCGAACAAACAGAATACAACGCAAAGGAAACGCCTCACTTTTCCAATAAACGAATCACAGAATCAAATAGCAAAAAACAAAGCGACAAAGGAATGGGGATTATAAAATCCCAAACCCTATCGGAACAAAAACACACCAAAATGNCTCCGTCCATTTCCGCTgccgccaccaccaccgccgtAGCCGAACTTCATCAGACTACTAGAGAAAAACGCCTCCAAAAGCTTCTTAATCATCTCCATGCCAGGACAGATCCCCATCTTtgtgaaaaaaagaataaaaaaatcaaacgaaTCATAACCCCATCTATAAACACTTTATAGTAGTGAAAAGTGAAGAGCACAGATATTAAAATAGCAAAAACAGGCGAATAATTCAGAGTGCGAGTCTTGTAAGGCATACCAGTGGAGTGAATAATTGAAGGGGGGCTAGAAGAATTGGAATCTGGGTATGGTTATGAGCGAATTCTGGTTCTGTAATCTGGGTCggatttccttttccttttccttttccttcttgttttTCCCTCTCCAGGCTCAGAGAAAAGGGAGAATCAGAGCTGCGTTAAATCTATCAGATGAGTTCTTCCGATTCGGGCCTTTGTGAGCGGAAGAAAGACGAAGGCCCCTTCTGGGCTGAAACGACGAGGGCTTTCAAGCGGATGGGCTACACTGGTAGCCAAgttaaattaccaaaatgcccttTCCCACCAAAAATAGCTCTCCCTTTCTCTTTGCTTATAAAGTTGCTTCCCAAATGCAAGTACTCTATAAAAACTTTATTgctcaaaaatatcttttttttggattttttgtacaataaataatatatatatatatatatatatatatatatatatatatgtatgtatgtatattaaacttataattataaaaattaaatttatttaaaatttgttagatcatacattttaataattattctcgAATAAATAGTTTAgatttatatttgatttttaaaattaagtatttaaattattcagttataaaagtttgtaaaattatataaattcataaaattattattttaagatttttattgatattattgtaaattgtttattttttttttcttctttataaggtgaataataaataaacaaataattattttaaaatatgacaaaaaagaaaaaatattgtgTTAAATTCACAAATAAATGACGTTGAAAGcctaaatcaaattattaaagagaatttaatttttcgaCAATCCTTGTTGGGTTAGgtctaattttcaaatattgcaatctaaatttttaattttaaaatagtaattatttttttaacaatatatatatatatatatatatatatatatatatatatatgttgaaTACGagacttaattttaaatatccaCGATTTAggttaataatgaaattatcataaatctcaaatatcaaacattcacaagcCACAACATATCACCAGTATCGGTTAtaaacgtcaaatatttttaattttcataataatcttaaaagtaagatTGGGTTGTAACTCAATTTTCAAGTTGGTCGGGTTGACATGACCGAAAAAATATCAACCCATGAACCaactataatttttgttttttaaaaattcaacccaattcaaacgaaaaaaaatcaactcaattcaatttttatagttCGGGGTTGAGTAGTTTGGATTCATTGGTCCTCAAATATATTCAATTCTTGAACAAGAATATTAATGTACTTTTGATTCCAATTCGAACCAACTTTTAGTaagcaacaaaataatatgtttGTGACATCTTAGTAAATAAGgggtatatgaatgaatcgagaccATATTTGAATGAAATCGATCCTGAGAATAAGATGACTAGAaatacttaaaagaattgaaagtcgccatttataccaacaagatgcacttttctttttgttggctCAATCATAACAATTTCATAGTTAAACGTGTTTTTTATAGCAATTTTATGTAGGGTGACCTTTTAAGAATTTTCATAAGATGCATGTgaatgaggacaaaacatattaaaaaaatttgtgtcGGTATGTGGGGATAATCTCCACTCGTAGAAGTgaggagtaagtaacgtgatcATGTCACATAAGAATGTCGGGGGCCATCCGGTGTCAAATTTGGGATCTGACtcttaatctaaaatttaggCATGAATCATGACAATGTTTATGTCGAttaattccattttaattcaaatttattttgatcatTAATAAGTAAATAAGACCTAAAGATATAAATTACACGAatcaacctaacccaaaaaaaaattatggtaagGTTTAGGTTTTGTAGACCCAACACTACCAAACTTTaggttttttattctttctattgtaaaagtcaaatgaaaTTTTGGTCATTTGAGTGTTCAAgctttgaatttaaataaggTTTAATTTCAAGTGTTTAAGAACATTTAGATTCACTTAACATACATCTCCTGCTATGAGTCTATGGAACATTTCATGAGAGCTAAAGTTTAAGGGACATTTCATTGTAACAAAATGTAAGGCTAAAACCCACGAATTGAATATAGCTCCACTCATCGAATCATTGATAAAACAATTTGACTTGGCGAGAAAAATAAGTTTCAATAACTTGTTGATCCCTGTCCCTATCCCTCTCTTCTCTCggtttcaaaattgaaatataccTACCTAGCCTGAATAGCCTAATCCTAACCA
This portion of the Cucurbita pepo subsp. pepo cultivar mu-cu-16 chromosome LG08, ASM280686v2, whole genome shotgun sequence genome encodes:
- the LOC111800695 gene encoding heterogeneous nuclear ribonucleoprotein Q-like, with protein sequence MADGSEVEERVDLEEDNYMEEMDDDVEEHVDEDGVDRRDGERPEEDVEEVSEEHQVETNTEDKFSEDGRNNISIESIENRDKSASLLDEDDLEKHAQLLALPPHGSEVFIGGLSRDVSEEDLRDLCESLGEIFEIRIIKDRDSGESKGYAFISFKTKEAAQKAIEELHGKEVKGKTIRCSLSDSKHRLFIGNVPKSWTEDEFKRLIEGVGPGVENIELIKDPQNQIRNRGFAFVLYYNNACADYSRQKMSSANFKLDGNSPTVSWADPKSTPDNSAASQVKALYVKNIPENTTTEQLKELFQQHGDVTKVNMPPGKAGHSKRDFAFIHYAERSSALKAVKETEKYEIEGQVLEVVLAKPQSDKKPDGAYSHISGSHPNHLLHAGYGSYGGNPYGSLGGYGVTAGLHQPMIYGRGPMPAGMQMVPMVLPDGRIGYVLQQPGVPMPPSRSRRSERSSGSGGPTSRSGGSSSGDEVNRGRRYRPY